In Marinobacter sp. es.048, the following proteins share a genomic window:
- a CDS encoding sulfite oxidase heme-binding subunit YedZ, whose product MDRSDFVLIFRLLVAFLASAPFLVLVIKIAGQSLGPDPGQEVTESLGIAAFQLLIVTLCMTPLKRWTGWAGWIRVRRMLGLFAFFYAVLHVLAFLQFILGWSDLWATFTKRPYIVAGAVSFLMLIPLALTSTKGMMKRLGKSWKPLHKLVYPIALVAWLHFIWQARSDIGEMVVYGLVVLGLLALRWKWRGVRGLIPFARG is encoded by the coding sequence GTGGATCGTTCAGACTTTGTGCTGATTTTTCGCCTGTTGGTCGCGTTTCTCGCCAGCGCCCCCTTTCTGGTCCTGGTTATTAAGATTGCGGGGCAGTCGCTCGGGCCTGACCCTGGCCAGGAAGTCACAGAGTCACTGGGTATTGCTGCCTTCCAGTTGTTAATAGTGACTTTGTGCATGACTCCGCTCAAACGCTGGACCGGCTGGGCGGGCTGGATACGAGTTCGCAGGATGCTCGGTCTGTTTGCGTTCTTTTATGCCGTCCTGCACGTGTTGGCGTTTCTGCAATTCATCCTGGGCTGGAGTGATCTTTGGGCCACGTTTACCAAGCGGCCTTATATTGTGGCGGGTGCAGTGTCTTTTCTGATGTTGATTCCTCTGGCCTTGACCTCAACCAAGGGAATGATGAAGCGGCTGGGTAAGAGCTGGAAGCCACTGCACAAGCTGGTCTATCCGATTGCCTTAGTCGCCTGGCTCCATTTCATCTGGCAGGCGAGAAGCGACATCGGTGAAATGGTCGTTTATGGCCTGGTGGTCTTGGGTCTGCTGGCACTTCGCTGGAAATGGCGTGGGGTTCGAGGGTTGATTCCCTTTGCCAGAGGCTGA
- the msrP gene encoding protein-methionine-sulfoxide reductase catalytic subunit MsrP: MFIKKRPSWALPHSEVTPESVYLNRREFMSGTMAIAAGLSMPGLLSAAKLPVPGEALDYVAMPGFSTDEEKTPFEDVTRYNNFYEFGTGKEDPAKYADEMSVDPWSVVVEGECGRPGEYALEDLLKPHNYQERVYRLRCVEAWSMVIPWIGIPLADIIKRFEPNSRAKYVYFETLYDPDQMRAQRSLFSTIDWPYQEGLRMDEAMNELSFLAVGLYGKTMPNQNGAPIRLVVPWKYGFKSIKSIVKIRFQEERPKTTWEMLAPQEYGFYANVNPEVDHPRWSQKRERRLPSGLLSPNWMETVKFNGYGEQVADLYKGMDLSKFY; this comes from the coding sequence ATGTTCATCAAGAAGCGCCCATCCTGGGCTTTGCCTCACTCAGAAGTTACCCCCGAATCTGTCTACCTCAATCGACGGGAATTCATGTCCGGAACGATGGCTATAGCTGCGGGCCTATCAATGCCTGGCCTGTTGTCCGCTGCGAAGCTGCCGGTCCCGGGAGAAGCGCTGGACTATGTTGCAATGCCCGGTTTTTCTACCGACGAGGAAAAAACACCGTTCGAGGACGTCACTCGCTATAACAACTTTTATGAATTTGGCACTGGGAAAGAGGATCCGGCCAAGTACGCCGATGAAATGAGCGTTGATCCCTGGTCTGTCGTGGTTGAGGGCGAGTGCGGGCGCCCGGGCGAGTATGCGTTGGAAGACCTGCTCAAGCCTCATAATTATCAGGAGCGGGTTTATCGACTTCGTTGTGTCGAAGCCTGGTCCATGGTGATCCCTTGGATCGGGATTCCCCTGGCCGACATCATCAAAAGGTTTGAGCCGAACTCTCGCGCAAAATACGTCTATTTCGAGACCCTGTATGATCCCGATCAGATGCGGGCGCAGCGTTCACTGTTCAGCACCATCGACTGGCCTTACCAGGAGGGTTTGCGAATGGATGAGGCCATGAATGAGTTAAGCTTCCTGGCGGTCGGCCTGTACGGCAAGACCATGCCGAACCAGAATGGCGCGCCAATCCGGCTGGTTGTCCCCTGGAAATACGGATTCAAGAGTATCAAGTCAATCGTAAAGATACGGTTCCAGGAGGAGCGGCCAAAAACCACCTGGGAGATGCTTGCGCCCCAGGAATACGGATTCTATGCCAATGTTAACCCCGAGGTTGACCATCCAAGGTGGAGTCAGAAGCGTGAACGAAGATTGCCGTCAGGTCTGCTCTCTCCCAACTGGATGGAGACCGTCAAGTTCAATGGTTATGGCGAGCAGGTTGCCGATCTGTACAAGGGTATGGATTTGAGTAAGTTCTATTGA
- the pssA gene encoding CDP-diacylglycerol--serine O-phosphatidyltransferase produces MTEERKTADGKQNPDYEVEAGEVVEEELVEGAPVRRKGIYLLPNALTTASLFSGFYAIVSAANGVFDNAAIAIFVSMILDGLDGRVARMTNTQSKFGEEYDSLADMVAFGVAPGLVAFFWSLNAFDKVGWAITFIYVAGAALRLARFNTQIGSVDKKFFVGLPSPAAAACVAGLVWCFHLFEPSTWLTLLTMIVVGGAGVLMVSNILYRSFKDLDLRGRVPFAAILLVVLVFVVIALDPATVLFTGFLIYALSGPVRALFRGKPRKAPGAAD; encoded by the coding sequence ATGACTGAAGAAAGAAAAACCGCCGACGGCAAGCAGAACCCGGACTATGAGGTCGAGGCCGGGGAAGTTGTTGAAGAAGAGCTGGTGGAAGGTGCGCCGGTCCGCCGCAAAGGTATTTACCTGCTTCCGAATGCGCTGACAACTGCTTCGCTGTTTTCAGGTTTCTACGCCATTGTTTCTGCTGCGAACGGCGTCTTTGATAACGCCGCAATTGCGATTTTCGTCTCTATGATCCTGGACGGTCTGGATGGGCGGGTTGCCCGGATGACCAATACCCAGAGCAAATTCGGTGAAGAGTACGATAGCCTGGCTGACATGGTGGCCTTTGGCGTCGCCCCCGGGCTTGTTGCCTTTTTCTGGTCACTGAACGCGTTCGACAAAGTTGGCTGGGCCATCACCTTTATCTATGTGGCTGGTGCCGCGTTGCGTCTGGCCCGTTTCAACACCCAGATTGGCTCTGTCGACAAGAAGTTCTTTGTTGGCTTGCCCAGTCCCGCCGCGGCAGCCTGTGTTGCAGGCCTGGTCTGGTGCTTCCATCTTTTCGAACCGTCTACCTGGCTCACCTTATTGACCATGATTGTGGTCGGAGGCGCCGGTGTTCTGATGGTGAGCAATATTCTGTACCGCAGTTTCAAGGATCTGGACCTGCGTGGCCGCGTACCCTTCGCCGCCATTTTGCTCGTGGTGCTGGTGTTTGTAGTGATCGCGCTGGATCCAGCTACCGTACTCTTTACCGGATTTCTGATATACGCGTTGTCCGGCCCTGTTCGTGCGCTATTCCGTGGCAAGCCCCGGAAGGCTCCAGGCGCCGCTGACTGA
- the ilvC gene encoding ketol-acid reductoisomerase, with product MQVYYDKDCDLSIIQGKKVAIIGFGSQGHAHACNLKESGVDVTVGLRPGSSSIAKAEAYGLKTSDVPSAVAAADVVMVLTPDEYQAQLYAAEIEPNLKQGATLAFAHGFAIHYNQIVPRKDLDVIMVAPKAPGHTVRTEFANGGGIPDLIAIFQDSSGNAKNLALSYASGIGGGRTGIIETSFKDETETDLFGEQAVLCGGTVELVKAAFETLVDGGYEPEMAYFECLHELKLIVDLMYEGGIANMNYSISNNAEYGEYVTGPEIINEQSREAMRNALKRIQSGEYAKMFISEGALNYPSMTARRRQNAEHQIEVVGEKLRGMMPWISANKIVDKDKN from the coding sequence ATGCAGGTTTATTACGATAAGGATTGCGATCTTTCCATCATCCAGGGCAAGAAAGTTGCCATCATCGGCTTTGGCTCCCAGGGCCACGCTCACGCGTGCAACCTGAAAGAGTCCGGCGTCGACGTTACCGTGGGTCTGCGCCCTGGCTCTTCTTCCATCGCCAAGGCAGAAGCCTATGGCCTGAAGACCAGCGACGTGCCTTCTGCCGTTGCCGCCGCTGACGTAGTCATGGTTCTGACCCCGGACGAGTACCAGGCTCAGCTGTATGCCGCCGAGATCGAGCCGAACCTGAAGCAGGGTGCGACCCTGGCCTTCGCTCACGGTTTTGCCATCCACTACAACCAGATCGTACCCCGCAAGGATCTGGATGTGATCATGGTTGCACCGAAAGCGCCGGGCCACACAGTTCGTACCGAGTTTGCCAATGGTGGTGGTATTCCGGACCTGATCGCCATCTTCCAGGACTCCTCTGGTAACGCTAAGAATCTGGCTCTGTCCTATGCCAGTGGCATTGGTGGTGGGCGTACCGGCATCATCGAAACCTCCTTCAAGGACGAGACTGAAACCGATCTGTTTGGTGAACAGGCGGTTCTGTGTGGTGGTACGGTTGAGCTGGTGAAGGCGGCGTTCGAAACGCTGGTGGACGGCGGTTACGAGCCGGAAATGGCGTATTTCGAGTGTCTGCACGAGTTGAAGCTGATCGTGGATCTCATGTACGAAGGCGGTATCGCCAACATGAACTACTCCATCTCCAACAACGCGGAGTACGGCGAGTATGTAACTGGCCCGGAGATCATCAACGAGCAGTCCCGTGAAGCCATGCGCAATGCGCTGAAGCGGATCCAGAGCGGGGAGTATGCAAAGATGTTCATCTCTGAAGGTGCTCTGAACTACCCGTCCATGACGGCGCGTCGTCGCCAGAACGCGGAGCATCAGATCGAAGTCGTAGGTGAGAAGCTGCGCGGCATGATGCCGTGGATTTCCGCGAACAAGATCGTGGATAAGGACAAAAACTAA
- the ilvN gene encoding acetolactate synthase small subunit has product MRRIISVLLENEPGALSRVVGLFSQRNYNIETLTVAPTEDETLSRLTVTTTGSDKVIEQITKQLNKLIEVVKLVDLTEGAHIERELMLVKLKATGSQRAEIKRTVDIFRGQIVDVTSSVYTVQLAGDSEKLDGFIQAVGTSGVLEVVRSGVSGIARGEKVLSL; this is encoded by the coding sequence ATGCGTCGAATCATTTCTGTTTTGCTTGAAAACGAGCCCGGCGCCCTGTCGCGGGTGGTAGGTCTGTTTTCCCAGCGTAACTACAACATCGAAACGCTGACCGTGGCACCAACTGAAGACGAGACCCTGTCCCGTCTGACAGTGACCACCACAGGGTCGGACAAGGTGATTGAGCAGATCACCAAGCAACTGAACAAGCTGATCGAAGTCGTTAAGCTGGTGGACCTGACTGAAGGTGCCCACATCGAGCGCGAGCTGATGCTTGTGAAGCTGAAAGCGACGGGTTCCCAGCGCGCCGAGATCAAGCGTACGGTAGACATCTTCCGCGGCCAGATCGTGGATGTGACCAGCTCGGTCTACACGGTTCAGTTGGCCGGTGACAGCGAAAAACTGGATGGCTTCATTCAGGCCGTTGGCACGTCGGGCGTGCTGGAAGTGGTGCGCAGCGGTGTATCCGGTATCGCCCGGGGCGAGAAGGTGCTCAGCCTTTAA
- a CDS encoding acetolactate synthase 3 large subunit, whose product MELLSGADMLIRSLQDEGIEYIYGYPGGAALHIYDALFRQDKVKHILVRHEQAAVHMADGYARATGKPGTVLVTSGPGATNTITGIATAFMDSIPMVVLCGQVASTLIGEDAFQETDMMGVSRPVVKHNLSVRHPEEIPEIIRKAYYIAATGRPGPVVVDIPKDMTTPNERYEYAYPKKVKLRSYNPAIRGHAGQIKKAVDMLLAAKRPIIYAGGGVILGKASDQLTELVRMMGYPITNTIMGIGCYPASDKQHLGWLGMHGTYEANMAMHHSDLILCVGARFDDRVTNATEKFCPGARIVHIDIDPASISKTVDADVPIVGPVDAVLKEMLSLVKEAKEKPDADAIASWWKQIDEWRAFHGMRYETSPDVIKPQEVIEMLCRLTKGEAFVTSDVGQHQMFAAQYYKFDKPNRWINSGGLGTMGFGFPAAMGVKLTHPDDEVLCITGEGSIQMNIQELSTCKQYNLPVKIINLNNQALGMVKQWQDMNYESRHAESYMESLPDFIKLAEAYGHKGVRIEKKEDLETTLKEVLAMKDDLVFVDIYVDRFEHVYPMQVARGSMKDMWLSKTERV is encoded by the coding sequence GTGGAGTTATTGTCTGGCGCCGATATGCTGATCCGGTCCCTTCAAGATGAAGGTATCGAATACATATACGGCTATCCGGGTGGTGCAGCCCTTCATATTTATGATGCGCTGTTCAGGCAGGACAAAGTCAAGCACATTCTGGTAAGGCACGAGCAGGCGGCGGTCCACATGGCCGACGGTTATGCTCGCGCGACCGGAAAACCAGGTACCGTACTGGTGACCTCGGGGCCTGGAGCCACTAACACCATCACCGGCATCGCCACCGCATTCATGGATTCCATCCCAATGGTGGTTCTGTGCGGCCAGGTTGCGTCCACCCTCATTGGCGAGGACGCGTTCCAGGAAACCGATATGATGGGTGTCTCCCGGCCGGTGGTTAAGCACAACCTCAGTGTTCGTCACCCCGAGGAAATCCCCGAAATTATCCGTAAGGCGTATTACATCGCTGCCACCGGCCGCCCCGGTCCGGTCGTTGTGGATATCCCCAAGGACATGACCACGCCGAATGAACGGTACGAGTACGCTTACCCGAAGAAGGTTAAGCTGCGCTCCTACAATCCTGCCATTCGCGGCCATGCCGGTCAGATCAAGAAGGCGGTGGACATGCTATTGGCCGCCAAGCGCCCGATTATCTATGCCGGTGGTGGGGTTATTCTTGGCAAGGCATCAGATCAGCTGACTGAGCTCGTCCGGATGATGGGTTACCCGATCACCAATACCATCATGGGGATTGGTTGTTACCCGGCCAGCGACAAGCAGCATCTCGGTTGGCTCGGCATGCACGGCACTTATGAAGCCAACATGGCCATGCACCATTCGGATCTGATTCTCTGTGTCGGGGCCCGGTTCGACGATCGCGTGACCAATGCCACCGAGAAGTTCTGTCCGGGCGCACGCATTGTCCATATTGATATTGATCCGGCATCGATTTCCAAGACGGTGGATGCCGATGTGCCGATCGTCGGCCCGGTTGATGCCGTGCTCAAGGAAATGCTGTCGCTGGTCAAGGAAGCCAAGGAGAAACCGGATGCGGATGCGATTGCCTCCTGGTGGAAGCAGATTGACGAGTGGCGGGCATTCCACGGTATGCGTTACGAAACCAGCCCGGATGTGATCAAGCCGCAGGAAGTGATTGAAATGCTGTGTCGCCTGACCAAGGGTGAAGCATTCGTTACGTCCGATGTTGGTCAGCACCAGATGTTTGCGGCCCAGTACTACAAGTTCGACAAGCCCAACCGTTGGATCAATTCCGGTGGTCTTGGCACCATGGGCTTCGGTTTCCCGGCCGCCATGGGGGTCAAGCTGACCCACCCGGACGACGAAGTGCTGTGCATCACCGGTGAGGGCAGTATCCAGATGAATATTCAGGAACTGTCCACTTGCAAGCAGTACAACCTGCCGGTGAAGATCATCAACCTGAACAACCAGGCTCTGGGCATGGTCAAGCAGTGGCAGGACATGAACTACGAGTCCCGTCATGCCGAGTCCTACATGGAATCACTGCCGGACTTCATCAAGCTGGCAGAGGCCTATGGTCATAAGGGTGTCCGGATTGAAAAGAAGGAAGATCTGGAGACCACGCTGAAAGAAGTGTTGGCCATGAAAGACGACCTGGTATTCGTGGATATCTACGTGGATCGCTTTGAGCACGTCTATCCGATGCAAGTTGCCCGTGGTTCCATGAAGGATATGTGGCTCAGCAAGACGGAGAGGGTCTGA
- a CDS encoding DUF4124 domain-containing protein, with the protein MKRKILTLTLLLAVVPGVAMSASVYKWTDENGVTHFGDRQPTGSKAERVNVRSGTSSDASGNRQSPQERLQNMQEQQADEAEQRQETAVEEARRKQREANCATAQSNLDVIDRNARIRVEENGEQRYLSPKEIAEKRAEFERIAEENCGPEEQ; encoded by the coding sequence ATGAAAAGAAAAATCCTGACGCTGACCTTATTACTGGCCGTTGTACCAGGTGTCGCCATGAGCGCCTCCGTCTATAAATGGACCGATGAAAACGGGGTCACCCACTTTGGTGACCGGCAGCCTACGGGCTCAAAAGCCGAACGAGTCAATGTTCGCTCCGGTACTTCCTCAGATGCTTCCGGCAACCGGCAGAGCCCGCAGGAGCGCCTGCAGAATATGCAGGAACAGCAAGCGGATGAAGCAGAGCAGCGCCAGGAAACAGCGGTTGAGGAAGCCCGCAGAAAACAACGAGAAGCGAATTGCGCAACCGCACAATCCAATCTGGACGTGATCGATCGCAACGCTCGCATACGGGTCGAGGAGAATGGCGAGCAACGCTACCTCAGCCCAAAAGAAATTGCCGAAAAGCGGGCAGAATTCGAGCGGATTGCGGAAGAGAACTGCGGACCAGAAGAACAGTAA